The following are encoded in a window of Methanorbis rubei genomic DNA:
- the uvrA gene encoding excinuclease ABC subunit UvrA, whose product MKNLTIKGARQHNLQNITLELPRDQLIVVTGVSGSGKSTLAFDTIYAEGQRRYVESLSSYARQFLGIMNKPDVDSIEGLSPAISIEQKTTSKNPRSTVGTVTEIYDYLRLLYARVGVPYCPKHQVKIQSRTPEQIADAITAEFPAGSMITIFAPIIRKKKGTYEQLFRDLNADGFTRVRVDEEIFRTDDEIKLARYVMHNIDIVVDRLDPSDRSRLVEAIESALKRAEDGLVYAAGAEGPDAVYSARMACPICGLSFEELQPRMFSFNSPFGACPTCNGLGIQMKFDPELIIPDKTKSIADGAVAIYRNFLDGYRVQYLDAVAKHLGFTMMTPIEELTEKQYNGLMYGTDDTLKFVMSSKNAEWSHNGQWEGLLPQTERLYRETKSEYRKEELEKFMRVLPCPECHGRRLKDHVLAVKINDKSIADVADLSIDDALAFFNTLPLTEKEEEIAKLILREINSRLSFLQQVGLGYLTLSRNAGSLSGGEAQRIRLATQIGSNLMGVLYILDEPSIGLHQRDNQKLIGTLQHLRDIGNTLIVVEHDEDTIRAADYVVDIGPGAGVHGGHVVAEGTPDQIAATPDSITGQYLSGRQVIPVPETRRPAKKFIRINGCTENNLKNIDAKIPMGTLTVVTGVSGSGKSTLIYDTLYQALMKEIYKSRVTPGSYKDLIFESEIDKVIVIDQSPIGRTPRSNPATYTKVFDDIRKLFAETKEAKLRGYDPGRFSFNLKGGRCEACSGDGVIKIEMNFLPDVYIECEECKGTRYNAETLEVKYKGKSISDVLNMSVDEALELFANVPNIRAKIETLADVGLGYIKLGQSSTTLSGGEAQRIKLTRELAKRATGKTVYLLDEPTTGLHFHDVKKLIGVLDSLVAKGNTVVVIEHNLDVIKCADYVIDLGPEGGNAGGKIIAEGTPEDVAKVKKSYTGQFLKKLI is encoded by the coding sequence CATCATGAACAAACCGGATGTTGACAGCATCGAAGGACTCTCCCCCGCAATATCCATCGAACAAAAAACCACCTCCAAAAATCCCCGATCGACCGTTGGAACGGTCACTGAGATCTACGACTATCTGCGTCTCCTCTACGCAAGAGTTGGTGTTCCCTACTGCCCGAAACATCAGGTAAAAATTCAGTCGCGAACGCCTGAACAGATCGCAGACGCAATCACCGCAGAGTTTCCCGCAGGCTCGATGATCACCATCTTCGCGCCGATCATCCGCAAGAAAAAGGGAACCTACGAACAACTCTTCCGCGACCTCAACGCCGACGGGTTCACCCGCGTCCGGGTCGACGAAGAAATTTTCCGAACTGATGACGAGATCAAACTCGCCAGATATGTCATGCACAATATCGACATCGTGGTCGACCGGCTCGATCCTTCGGATCGAAGCCGGCTCGTCGAAGCGATCGAGTCAGCACTCAAACGTGCTGAAGACGGACTCGTCTACGCCGCAGGAGCTGAAGGGCCGGACGCAGTTTACTCCGCAAGAATGGCGTGTCCAATCTGCGGCCTCTCCTTTGAAGAGCTTCAGCCCAGAATGTTCTCTTTTAACAGCCCGTTCGGCGCATGCCCGACCTGTAACGGCCTTGGCATCCAGATGAAGTTCGACCCTGAACTGATCATCCCTGACAAAACCAAATCCATCGCTGACGGAGCGGTTGCAATTTACCGAAATTTCCTCGACGGCTACCGCGTCCAGTATCTGGACGCAGTAGCCAAACATCTCGGCTTCACCATGATGACCCCGATCGAGGAACTGACCGAGAAACAGTACAACGGTCTCATGTACGGAACAGACGACACCCTGAAGTTTGTCATGTCCTCGAAGAATGCCGAATGGTCGCATAACGGTCAGTGGGAAGGACTGCTTCCCCAGACCGAACGGCTCTACCGCGAAACAAAGTCCGAGTACCGCAAAGAGGAACTCGAAAAGTTCATGCGTGTCCTTCCCTGTCCTGAGTGTCACGGCAGAAGACTCAAAGATCATGTGCTTGCCGTAAAGATCAATGACAAGTCGATTGCCGACGTTGCCGACCTTTCGATCGATGATGCACTCGCGTTCTTCAACACTCTGCCCTTGACGGAAAAGGAGGAGGAGATCGCAAAGCTGATCCTCCGTGAGATCAACTCACGGCTCTCGTTCCTCCAGCAGGTCGGCCTCGGCTACCTGACGCTCTCCCGTAACGCCGGAAGTCTTTCCGGCGGTGAGGCACAGCGTATCCGGCTCGCGACCCAGATCGGATCGAATCTGATGGGCGTTCTCTACATTCTTGACGAGCCTTCGATTGGTCTTCACCAGCGTGACAACCAGAAGCTGATCGGAACCCTGCAACATCTCCGTGATATTGGCAACACGCTGATCGTGGTGGAACATGATGAGGACACGATTCGTGCTGCTGATTATGTGGTGGATATCGGTCCCGGAGCCGGAGTTCACGGCGGCCACGTCGTGGCCGAAGGAACTCCGGATCAGATTGCGGCAACTCCCGACTCGATTACCGGCCAGTATCTCTCAGGCAGACAGGTGATTCCGGTACCGGAAACCCGAAGGCCTGCGAAGAAGTTCATCAGAATCAACGGGTGCACGGAAAACAATCTGAAAAATATCGATGCGAAAATTCCGATGGGAACCCTGACGGTTGTCACGGGAGTTTCCGGTTCAGGCAAGTCGACGCTGATTTACGACACGCTCTATCAGGCTCTGATGAAGGAGATCTATAAATCCCGCGTGACGCCAGGATCTTACAAGGATCTGATCTTCGAGTCCGAGATCGATAAGGTGATTGTGATCGATCAGTCGCCAATCGGGCGAACACCGAGATCGAATCCGGCAACTTACACGAAGGTGTTTGATGACATCCGTAAACTTTTCGCCGAGACGAAGGAGGCGAAACTTCGCGGTTACGATCCGGGACGGTTTTCGTTCAATCTGAAAGGCGGACGGTGCGAGGCATGTTCGGGCGACGGAGTTATCAAGATCGAGATGAATTTCCTGCCTGATGTTTACATCGAGTGCGAGGAGTGTAAGGGAACCCGCTACAATGCAGAGACGCTTGAGGTGAAGTACAAGGGCAAGTCGATCTCCGATGTGCTGAACATGAGTGTGGACGAGGCGCTGGAGCTGTTTGCGAATGTGCCAAACATTCGTGCAAAAATTGAGACGCTGGCTGATGTTGGTCTCGGCTATATTAAGCTCGGTCAGAGTTCGACGACTTTGTCAGGCGGCGAGGCACAGAGAATCAAGCTGACCCGCGAGCTTGCGAAGCGTGCGACCGGAAAGACGGTGTATCTTTTGGATGAGCCGACTACCGGTCTGCACTTCCATGATGTGAAGAAGTTGATCGGTGTTCTTGATAGTCTTGTTGCGAAGGGCAATACGGTTGTGGTGATCGAGCATAATCTGGATGTGATCAAGTGTGCGGATTATGTTATCGATCTTGGACCGGAGGGCGGTAATGCGGGCGGAAAGATCATTGCGGAAGGAACGCCTGAGGATGTGGCGAAGGTGAAGAAGAGTTATACCGGACAGTTTTTGAAAAAACTGATCTAA